GACAGGATCGTTAAACGTACAAGTACCCAGGCAACAGGTACTGTCCTTGATCAAAATCCAAAACCTGGTTCAGACGCTGAAGCTGGAATGCCTGTGGAATTAGTACTGGCAAACCAGGATATTGAAATGATAGAAGGTATCGGACCTGAAAGAGGTTCAAAACTCAGGGACGCTGGTATCAGGAGCATTACAGACCTGGTCACTGCAGATGCTGCAACGGTAAGTGAAATAGTAGGAAAAAATACCGCTGAAAAATTTATTTCCATGGCAAAACTTATTGACTCCAGCTCGAGTCTGGGGAGTCTGGGGATAGAAAAGCAATCGTCTGAACTCCTTGTCAAGGCGGGCAATATCTACTCAGTTGCTGAGCTAAAGAACGCCAATCCTGTTGAACTGTATACGTTATGCAAAGCGTCAATTGCATCAGGGAAAGTAAAAGTTCCTGCAGGTTATTCCATCACGCAGGATGATGTAAAACGATGGGTAGAACAGGCACAATAGGGATACTAACATGGTTTTGGAAACCTTTTTTATCAGTCTTGATACGAATACGTCCCCTGCTGAATTAGAGCAGATCCTGAGAACCCTTGAAATGATACATGGTACTATCAACATGGTTGCTCAACAAAGCATTATTGCCAGTTTTGACAATGCTCATGTGAATATTATCAGGAACAAACGCGGTGTAAAACTTGTAGGTGGTATTAATTTCAAAGGACGCAGGGTCAGGAAAATAGTGAAAAGAGAAGCATGACCAATTTTGATACATTAATTTTATTACATTCCTGCGCTTATACTCCCATCCTATGACCGCTGATAATCTTACCATTACAGAAAAGATCTTTTCAAAAGCTTCTGGCAGAACGGTCCATGCCGATGAGTTCGTTATGGCTGATATAGACTGTGCCATGACCCATGATATCACCGGACCTCTGGCCGTACAGGGTTTCAGGGAGATCATGAAGAACAGACCTGACCCTATGGTATGGGACCCTGACAGGATTGTCATCCTGTTCGACCACCAGGTACCTGCTGATTCTTTGAATGCAGCACAGAACCATATCATGCTCAGGCAATTCGCAGCCGAGCAGGGTATCACTAACTATGATGTCTTTGAAGGTGTGTGCCACCAGGTAGTGCCTGAAAAGGGCTGGGCAAAACCTGGCGACCTGATAGTGGGCAGTGACAGCCACACCTGCGCATACGGTTCACTGGGAGCATTCTCCACAGGTATCGGCAGTACTGATATGGCTGCCGTGTTCGCCACAGGCAAACTGTGGTTCAAGGTCCCGCAGACCATCAGGTTCGAAGTGAACGGACACCTGCCTGATAGAGTGTACAGCAAGGACATTATCCTGCACCTCATCGGGGATGTGGGTGCCGACGGTGCCATGTACATGGCTGCAGAGTACGGCGGTGAAGCTATAAGAAACCTGGATATCAGCCAGCGGATGACCATTAGCAACATGGCTATCGAGATGGGCGGTAAGGCCGGCATCATCGAGCCAGACGCCACTACCGAAGATTACCTGAAACAGCGCATACCCGGCTTCACCCTGGACCCTTACTGGAAGAGTGATGAGGACTGCGAATATGCCCAGTACCACGAATACGACATCTCAGACCTGTCCCCGCAGGTGGCATGTCCCCATAATGTTGATAACGTGAAATCCGTGGAAGACGTGGAAGGCACCCATATCGACCAGGTACTGGTAGGTTCATGCACCAACGGCAGGTTCGAGGACATCAAGATAGTTGCAGACATCATGGGCGACGAGCCCGTGGCTAAAGGGGTGAGACTATTGGTCATTCCAGCATCCCGCACCGAGTACATGAAAGTACTGCGTGCCGGACTGGTTGAGAAGTTCATGGAAGCAGGGGCCATTGTAGAGAGTCCCTGTTGCGGACCGTGCATGGGCGGCAGTTTCGGGCTACTGGGTGACGGCGAGGTAGGACTTGCGACCTCCAATCGCAACTTCCAGGGCAGGCAGGGCAGTGCCAAAGCATTTGTGTACCTGTCATCACCGGCCACGGCAGCGGCATCCGCTCTCACGGGCAAGATAACTGACCCGAGAAAGGTTTAAACGGGTCTGGTTTTATTGTTAGGAATAATATAAGCGAGCTTAATACCCTAACAATAAACCAACCTTAGTGCAAGTTTCCGTCTTCGTTCAACGCGCCCAGCATCTCTATTATCGAATACGCGGCGCGGGTTATTCCCATACTCCGGCTATCCGTATCCGTGCCAGCCAGGTAAAGGTTTTTGATTGGTGTCCTGATATCTGCAATCGTTCCATTAATGGTGACAGCCGCTTTTTCAGGAATCGTTATCTGCTCATGCTGCATCTCAACGTGTCTGTCTATGGATGGCACGGCGCGGTAAATAGTATCATAAGCATTCATTTTAACTGAATTTTCTGATTTGTTCTCATCCATCACAAATACAAACCCTACGAGCTGTTTTCCTTTTGGTGCAAGAGATGGGTCGAAATTACTTATCGGCATTGCCCAGTATGGGGTGTCTTTGAACCATATCTCAGAACCCATATAGTTAAACTCGTCCATCTTCCTGTCAAGGCCTAACCAGACAGTCAAGCTCTTGGTCTGGACAATTCCGCCAAGATAGTCAACATAAGAGCCTGGCAGGTCTTCAACAATATCAGGCAGGTTCTTTGCAAACCCTGTATAGACCACAATATCGGCATAGTAAGCCTGGTCCGCTTCAACACCTATCACACGCCCTTCATTTGTGAGGATGCGTTTTACCTCACACTGAGTCTGCATATCAACTGTTTTCGGAAGGGAATGAAGGACAGCATTTAACACTGATTTGAGCCCTTTACGCGGATAGCCTTGAGCATGGGCAGTAGCACTATTAACGGCAAACCTACTGATCGATGTAAGCGGGTTGGGTATTGTGCTTTTAATTTGAAACGAAGATTCCAATATCCCTGATAATTTTAACCCCAATGATGTATGAAGATTGGAGCGTAACACAGATTGAAGAATAGATTCAGTATGTTGCGGCATTTCTTTTGGCCCCACCATACTTTCAAACTGTTCCTGTGTGACACTATCGCGTATGAAACTACTGCCGGTCAAGAACCTGTGAACAGATGTTTCCTTCATAGATTTCCCTGTCAGGAAATATGATATTGCGTCGACAAGATCATTTGTATCCTTTGACATGGTGTATGGTAATGAATCATACACCGATTGTTTAGAAAGGTCGATACCAAAAATCGATAGTGTAAGACCTTTTGTGGCTGCCTGTGACAGCACAAGCCGGTCTTTTTTTGGAAGAACATCGAATGTGATCAATTCCTTCAAGTTCGATGGGATCTTCTGGAAACTGTCTTCTGTGCGGATAAAATAATTCCCATAATCCACAAACACTGGCAAGAAATCAAAATAGTTATCCATAAGCCTCTTCAATGGTCCAATTGCAAGATGTGTGATGGCATGGACACCGGTATCTACCTGATAATCATCTATCATGTAACTATTGCAGTTTCCACCTACAAGCTCTGTTTTTTCGAGCACCAGCACTTTTTTTCCATGTTTTGATAGTGTGAGCGCAGCCAAAAGTCCGCTAATCCCTGCACCTACAACAATGACGTCATATTTATTCATTTTTTATTTCACCTTAATGAGATGCACTTTTCTTTATTGTCTGTCATACCGGTTTTTCGAAGCGTTTCAATTTTATCATTCATTAAACCACTAATTGTTCTCTATTTTATTATGTTGTTATTTTTTCCGTCTAATATACACGTTTGCACTTAAAATCTTATAGTACCTGATAATCATGGAGCTGTAAATTTTGAGACAAAGCGAGGCATTTGTATGTTGTTACTCATACTATAGAAATCTACGATACTCTCCACGAGAATTATCCTGACACAAAGCTATATATTGTCACGTTTAGACAATATAACTGGATTATAAATAAATTAAGCTTCACTAACAGTCTCACCGGAACGAATAAATTATGTCATTAAAAGATAGCGCCAACATCGTACTGAAAACTTGCATGGCAGTGAAACCTGAAGAGGTTGTACTGATAATTACAGATACTGCTACACATCCTTCAATTGCCCTGTCTCTTTACGAAAAAGCAGTTGAACTTGAATGTGACACTATTCTTATGACCATGGAACCCAGGAAAGTCCATGGCCAGGAGCCCCCAAAAGCCGTTGCCGATGCAATGAGCGCCGCAAATGTGGTACTGGCACCCACCAGCAAATCCCTGACCCATACACAAGCCAGACTTAATGCCAATCAGGCCGGGGTGCGCACCGCCACCATGCCAGGTATCACCCTTGAGATGATGGGGACAGGCGGTATCACTGCCGATTACCTGCGTGTGAGGGATACAGGGTTCAACCTGAAATCCGGGCTGGACAGTGCAAAGGAGCTCAGACTTGTTACAGAACTGGGGACAGATATTGTTTTTGATATTGAAGGATGTGACTGGCAGACAGACCACGGTATCTGCCATGAACCGGGTTCATCCAGCAACCTGCCTGCCGGTGAAGTGTTCGTGGCACCAAAGGGAGCCAATGGCGTGTTCGTGGTAGATGGCTCAATGGGTGGTATGGGACTGCTGGACTCGCCCCTGACCATAAAGGTCGAAGACAGGTATGCCACTGAGATAACCGGCAAGGGGGCTGAACAGTTCATTAAAATGCTGGATAGTGTGGGACCTCTTTCCCGCAACCTGGCAGAGCTGGGAATAGGTATCAACCCTGCAGCCCGTCTTATCGGCAATGTACTCGAGGATGAGAAGGTAGCCGGCACCGTGCATATAGCCCTGGGTGATAACAGCACCTTTGGCGGGGATGTGGTGGCAGGCATACACCTGGACGGCATCATTACCGGACCCAGGTTATTTATTGACGGTGAAGAACTGGTTCTATCATTTCAGGAACCTGCATGACACCTGCGAGGTCACCTAAAACCAAGTTTTATCATGAATGTAGATATACTAAAAAGATATAATGAAACTGATTTAACGATAAGGACACGTGAATGAGCGACAAAGAAGTGATTATCAGGTCAGCTGCAGAGATTGCCAGTAAGATATCAGCCTCCGCAATAATAATAATGTCTGATGACATATCCCCTGAATTTGAGGTCGATATTCCTGTGCTCATCGCTTCTCCCTATGCCATGATGGCGCTTTGTCCTGCTTTTGAAGATGAGAACGTTGAAAATGAAAAGAACCCGGCCGAAAAACTCCAGACCCTGTCCAAAACCCTGTACCACAAGGTATCCACCGGAACCGAATACATCACCGACGCTTCTGCCACTGCATTTATAAATGACCTGCTATCCGGTGAAAAGATAGTAGGTGTCATTTCCTATGGTGGTACTTCCAGCATATTGGTACATGACCTGAAAGAGAACCACCTGGTAAAAGAACTCAAAGCATGTACTGAAAGGGTAAAGCTTGATGCTCTGCGCTCGGTATTGTCCATTGCCATGGGTCTTGGTGCATATGGCAGGGAAGGCAAGCCTGTTGGTACTGCGTTCATCATTGGTGACGCTGAAGAGGTTATGAAACGCTCACATCAACTGGTACTGAATCCGTACCTGGGTCAATCCCCTGAATCGTCTTACATCTGCGATACGAACACATGGGAAACCGTTAAGGAATTCGCCCAGCTGGACGGTGTGTTCATACTGGATGGAAATGGCTATGTTCAGGCAGGTGGACGTTACCTTGATGTGAATGCCAGGGAAGTGTCGACCATGAAAGGGCTTGGCGGGAGGCATGCTTCAGCCGCTGCCATTACCAGGGATACTGAGGCTGTTGCAATAACGGTCTCTGAAAGTGGCGGTGTGGTCAGGGTATACCGGGATGGTATCCAGATAATGGAACTCGATCCAAGGGTCACGAAAGTATCCCGTTATGGTTAGAACCGGGTGTTATCTTGCTACACAACATTAAACACTTAAAGGTCCTGCTTATCTCAGCCCTGTTAATTGTTGCATTTTTCGGTGGAGGCTGCCTGGATAATAAAACCCCGGAAACGATAGATATAGAACCGGGCAACCCTGGCAATTATGAATTAACTCCACCCCCTGACGATATGATAAACCGCACCACGTTTTTCCTGTATGCCAATAATACCGTAAAGGCTGTAATACCAATCATAAATGTTTCCGTACTGGACATCATCATACCTGAAAAAATAACCAGTTCTACCGGTAAGAAAGGACCAATCATTGATGATATTGTAGTGTTTGGCGGTACATTTCCCTACGCAGACCACTCAAATCCCGGTGCTTTTTCCAATATATCCTTTGATTCAACGCATACCAGCTCCCGGGAAAAAAATATTATCCATCTTGACTTTGAACGACCAATGACCGGTTTCGTAGCCTATTCTTATACATGGGAAAACGACCAGTTCTACCACTTCCTCTCGAGAAATGAAACCGTTATTGTATTATTACCTGAAGGATATGAAACCGGCAATATGGTTTTTGGTACTCCCAGGCCAAAACCGGACAACAGGTCAATTGACCGCGAAGGCAGGGTGCGGCTTGTATGGGATGCATCATACCCAGCCCATACGTATATTATGGTAAAGTATTAC
This genomic window from ANME-2 cluster archaeon contains:
- a CDS encoding 3-isopropylmalate dehydratase large subunit, which encodes MTADNLTITEKIFSKASGRTVHADEFVMADIDCAMTHDITGPLAVQGFREIMKNRPDPMVWDPDRIVILFDHQVPADSLNAAQNHIMLRQFAAEQGITNYDVFEGVCHQVVPEKGWAKPGDLIVGSDSHTCAYGSLGAFSTGIGSTDMAAVFATGKLWFKVPQTIRFEVNGHLPDRVYSKDIILHLIGDVGADGAMYMAAEYGGEAIRNLDISQRMTISNMAIEMGGKAGIIEPDATTEDYLKQRIPGFTLDPYWKSDEDCEYAQYHEYDISDLSPQVACPHNVDNVKSVEDVEGTHIDQVLVGSCTNGRFEDIKIVADIMGDEPVAKGVRLLVIPASRTEYMKVLRAGLVEKFMEAGAIVESPCCGPCMGGSFGLLGDGEVGLATSNRNFQGRQGSAKAFVYLSSPATAAASALTGKITDPRKV
- a CDS encoding NAD(P)/FAD-dependent oxidoreductase, producing MNKYDVIVVGAGISGLLAALTLSKHGKKVLVLEKTELVGGNCNSYMIDDYQVDTGVHAITHLAIGPLKRLMDNYFDFLPVFVDYGNYFIRTEDSFQKIPSNLKELITFDVLPKKDRLVLSQAATKGLTLSIFGIDLSKQSVYDSLPYTMSKDTNDLVDAISYFLTGKSMKETSVHRFLTGSSFIRDSVTQEQFESMVGPKEMPQHTESILQSVLRSNLHTSLGLKLSGILESSFQIKSTIPNPLTSISRFAVNSATAHAQGYPRKGLKSVLNAVLHSLPKTVDMQTQCEVKRILTNEGRVIGVEADQAYYADIVVYTGFAKNLPDIVEDLPGSYVDYLGGIVQTKSLTVWLGLDRKMDEFNYMGSEIWFKDTPYWAMPISNFDPSLAPKGKQLVGFVFVMDENKSENSVKMNAYDTIYRAVPSIDRHVEMQHEQITIPEKAAVTINGTIADIRTPIKNLYLAGTDTDSRSMGITRAAYSIIEMLGALNEDGNLH
- a CDS encoding diadenylate cyclase, with product MSDKEVIIRSAAEIASKISASAIIIMSDDISPEFEVDIPVLIASPYAMMALCPAFEDENVENEKNPAEKLQTLSKTLYHKVSTGTEYITDASATAFINDLLSGEKIVGVISYGGTSSILVHDLKENHLVKELKACTERVKLDALRSVLSIAMGLGAYGREGKPVGTAFIIGDAEEVMKRSHQLVLNPYLGQSPESSYICDTNTWETVKEFAQLDGVFILDGNGYVQAGGRYLDVNAREVSTMKGLGGRHASAAAITRDTEAVAITVSESGGVVRVYRDGIQIMELDPRVTKVSRYG
- a CDS encoding aminopeptidase; the protein is MSLKDSANIVLKTCMAVKPEEVVLIITDTATHPSIALSLYEKAVELECDTILMTMEPRKVHGQEPPKAVADAMSAANVVLAPTSKSLTHTQARLNANQAGVRTATMPGITLEMMGTGGITADYLRVRDTGFNLKSGLDSAKELRLVTELGTDIVFDIEGCDWQTDHGICHEPGSSSNLPAGEVFVAPKGANGVFVVDGSMGGMGLLDSPLTIKVEDRYATEITGKGAEQFIKMLDSVGPLSRNLAELGIGINPAARLIGNVLEDEKVAGTVHIALGDNSTFGGDVVAGIHLDGIITGPRLFIDGEELVLSFQEPA